A genomic segment from Paenibacillus sp. FSL K6-1096 encodes:
- a CDS encoding carbohydrate ABC transporter permease, with translation MKTNEAYGIIGNIEYSSPWMRLLYWSLFILMLALAAVCILPPVWIMLSSLKDIKEFYAIPPTLIPRTFDIGKLWETWQEFNFLTYYLNTAGLAAGSVLFCLTFNGLAGYFFSKLKPRGSALLFVLIVWTMMVPNTVGMVPLFKNLIDFPLLHLNLTNTFWPMWFMAAANPVVILIFKNFFDTIPQALLEAAKIDGASTLGIFIRVILPLSSPVMATITILTMNSVWQDFFWPFMVLKDTSTWSVIVAIYNLKATLPQDIQFIALTFAILPPIVLFIFFQRFIMNGQALGGSIKG, from the coding sequence ATGAAAACAAATGAAGCTTACGGCATTATCGGCAATATAGAATACAGTTCACCCTGGATGCGCCTGTTGTACTGGAGCTTGTTCATTCTTATGCTGGCGCTCGCCGCTGTCTGTATCCTGCCTCCGGTATGGATCATGCTCTCAAGCCTGAAGGACATTAAGGAGTTCTATGCGATTCCGCCCACCTTGATTCCCCGCACCTTTGATATCGGCAAGCTGTGGGAGACCTGGCAGGAGTTCAATTTTCTCACTTACTATCTGAATACTGCCGGCCTGGCTGCCGGCTCTGTATTGTTCTGTCTCACCTTTAACGGGCTGGCCGGGTATTTCTTCTCTAAGCTGAAGCCACGCGGGAGCGCACTGCTGTTCGTTCTGATTGTATGGACGATGATGGTTCCGAATACGGTGGGGATGGTGCCGCTGTTCAAGAACCTGATTGATTTCCCGCTGCTGCATTTGAATCTGACCAATACCTTCTGGCCGATGTGGTTCATGGCTGCTGCGAATCCGGTGGTGATTCTGATCTTCAAGAACTTCTTCGACACCATTCCACAGGCGCTGCTGGAAGCGGCCAAGATAGACGGGGCAAGCACCCTCGGCATCTTCATCCGGGTAATTCTTCCGCTTAGCAGTCCGGTCATGGCTACAATTACGATACTTACTATGAATAGTGTGTGGCAGGATTTCTTTTGGCCCTTCATGGTTCTGAAGGATACATCGACCTGGTCAGTAATTGTGGCCATCTATAATTTGAAAGCGACATTACCGCAGGACATTCAGTTTATTGCCCTGACGTTTGCTATCCTGCCGCCAATTGTGCTGTTTATTTTCTTCCAAAGATTCATTATGAACGGACAAGCTCTCGGCGGCAGCATTAAAGGTTAA
- a CDS encoding sugar ABC transporter permease, translating to MIGRMIEPQPLMAKRKNRNPVQRLFRDWSSWILIVPTVFVFFFFSWQPLVKGIVLSFFNTEGYNAVSFAGLQNYKDVIQNSAFQQTLANSFLYVIWSLLIGFAIPIIVAVVINELRHGKSFFRFSVFFPSMVPGIAASMLWMFLFEPGQGGVLNMMLSALGFPVQQWLQDPQMTIMLIVFTITWRNFGGTVLLYLASLQSINRDLYEAASIDGARVWRRFSSITLPQISSMIGLMMILQISGVFQIFNEPLVMTEGGPNNASMTLMLQSYYYAFRSFEAGHSMALGVITFLVLMVLTVIYFRLDKKLNRE from the coding sequence ATGATTGGAAGAATGATTGAACCACAGCCTTTAATGGCTAAGAGGAAGAACCGGAATCCGGTGCAGCGTCTGTTCAGAGATTGGTCATCCTGGATACTGATAGTACCAACAGTGTTTGTCTTTTTCTTTTTTTCCTGGCAACCGCTCGTCAAAGGGATTGTGCTCTCTTTCTTCAACACTGAGGGCTATAATGCTGTAAGCTTTGCCGGACTGCAGAACTACAAGGATGTAATTCAGAATTCGGCGTTTCAGCAGACACTGGCCAATTCATTTCTGTATGTCATCTGGTCGCTGCTGATCGGCTTTGCCATCCCTATCATAGTCGCTGTTGTAATTAATGAACTCAGACATGGGAAGTCATTTTTCCGGTTTTCCGTCTTTTTTCCCAGTATGGTTCCCGGTATTGCGGCCTCTATGTTATGGATGTTCCTGTTTGAGCCCGGACAGGGCGGTGTGCTGAATATGATGCTGAGTGCCTTGGGCTTCCCGGTACAGCAATGGCTCCAGGACCCGCAGATGACCATTATGCTGATTGTATTCACGATCACCTGGCGGAATTTCGGAGGGACGGTGCTGCTCTATCTGGCAAGCCTCCAGAGCATCAACCGTGACCTGTATGAAGCGGCGTCGATCGACGGTGCCCGTGTATGGCGGCGCTTCAGCAGCATTACTCTTCCGCAAATTTCCAGCATGATCGGACTGATGATGATTCTGCAGATCAGCGGGGTATTTCAGATCTTCAATGAACCGCTGGTGATGACGGAGGGCGGACCGAATAATGCCTCAATGACGCTGATGCTGCAGAGCTATTATTATGCGTTCCGGAGCTTTGAAGCAGGACACTCCATGGCGCTGGGGGTTATTACTTTTCTTGTCCTGATGGTGCTTACCGTTATTTATTTCAGGCTGGATAAGAAATTGAACAGGGAGTAG
- a CDS encoding glycoside hydrolase family 2 TIM barrel-domain containing protein produces MREILLNEMNWEVKGYWPWVPLKGTSMELGQELMGVTDWMPATVPGGVHYDLYRQGWIPNPYEDLNSLSCEWVENRWWVYRMTLQQPELKGARMELVFQGLDYEAAVYADHILLGEHKGMFEPAVFDVTELLSVRENLVISVLLKQAPDEMGQIGKTSATFTQKSRFNYKWDFSTRLVNAGIWDDVLLRIHEDCSWGEMSITTHAEFEEDGSTKATGSIEIQAAVLSMTGAEPARKLMAQITCADPVGNQLLMQTHPVCAGTLLKTILDVPEPELWYPNGYGAQPLYSLELKLLDEDGKPLDTRVIRTGIRRLEYIRNVDSPDNALPYTVVINGRRIYMKGVNMTPLDHLYGNVSVEQYQLMVRLMKAAHVNLVRVWGGGIIEKEVFYDLCDANGIMVWQEFIQSSSGIDNIPSKRPEFLELLHRSARSALCVKRNHVALTIWSGGNELMSEPNKPSDISDSNLAMLMELVGQNDPQRLFLPTSASGPVEYITETKGQGHDVHGHWKYMGNPYHYELYGSNDNLLHSEFGADGLSSLKSLEKFLGTDNRQPVSMENSAVWRHHGEWWDTLSRDEEIFGSLTDLAQFSACSQWIQAEGIRFVLEANRRRKFRNSGSIVWQLNEPWPNVSCTNLVDYYGEPKMAYHWMKMAFRPLHVSLDYRSLLLTPGTAFHGDVYIHGWEGGKLEAEAVVLDAAGRCLHRQRFVTRGDRDRAVCAGSLNFTVPEQEDRLYFIRLTLVNGEAEPQQNIYLFSTARQHLYAPALSLAGGNLQVRQENRWLPTDSGELSLQACFTVLNIGSEVLLHVHAQEEGNRYWMEAEEQFLTLFPGEARTVSVICTPKQAGGFLAGENHSISDDLPNVQFHSFLSAQGTSILEGGHKNHG; encoded by the coding sequence ATGAGAGAAATTCTGTTGAATGAAATGAACTGGGAAGTTAAAGGTTATTGGCCTTGGGTGCCATTGAAGGGTACAAGTATGGAGCTTGGTCAGGAACTAATGGGCGTGACCGACTGGATGCCGGCAACTGTGCCGGGGGGAGTTCATTACGATCTCTACAGACAGGGCTGGATTCCCAATCCCTATGAAGATTTGAACAGTTTGAGCTGCGAATGGGTAGAGAACCGCTGGTGGGTGTACCGTATGACCCTGCAGCAACCAGAGTTGAAGGGGGCCAGAATGGAGCTGGTCTTTCAGGGGCTTGATTATGAAGCGGCGGTATACGCTGATCATATCCTGCTTGGGGAGCATAAGGGAATGTTTGAGCCGGCTGTGTTTGATGTCACAGAGCTGCTCTCCGTTAGAGAGAATCTGGTGATATCTGTGCTTCTGAAGCAGGCACCCGATGAAATGGGGCAAATCGGCAAAACCTCGGCCACCTTCACGCAGAAAAGCCGTTTCAATTATAAGTGGGATTTCTCAACCCGGCTGGTTAACGCCGGAATCTGGGATGATGTATTGCTAAGGATACATGAGGATTGCTCATGGGGCGAAATGTCCATCACAACCCATGCAGAGTTTGAAGAGGACGGCAGCACTAAGGCAACTGGAAGTATTGAAATACAGGCTGCCGTCCTAAGCATGACTGGAGCAGAACCTGCCCGGAAACTGATGGCGCAGATTACCTGCGCTGATCCCGTAGGTAATCAGCTGCTGATGCAGACGCATCCCGTCTGTGCCGGCACGCTGCTCAAGACCATTCTTGATGTCCCTGAACCTGAGCTATGGTATCCGAACGGTTACGGGGCACAGCCGCTCTACAGCCTTGAACTGAAGCTGCTGGATGAAGACGGGAAGCCGCTGGATACACGGGTGATCAGAACCGGAATCCGCAGGCTTGAGTATATCCGCAACGTTGACAGTCCTGACAATGCTCTGCCCTATACAGTGGTCATAAACGGCCGCAGGATCTATATGAAAGGGGTGAATATGACACCTCTGGACCATCTCTACGGCAATGTATCCGTTGAGCAGTATCAGCTGATGGTCCGTCTAATGAAAGCGGCTCACGTTAATCTTGTCCGGGTGTGGGGCGGCGGGATCATTGAGAAGGAGGTCTTCTACGACCTATGTGATGCCAATGGCATTATGGTCTGGCAGGAATTCATCCAGTCGAGCTCGGGGATTGATAATATACCTTCCAAGCGCCCGGAATTCCTTGAGCTGCTGCATAGGTCTGCCCGCTCCGCACTCTGTGTGAAGCGCAATCATGTCGCCTTGACGATATGGAGCGGCGGAAATGAGTTAATGAGCGAGCCGAACAAGCCGTCGGACATAAGCGATTCCAATCTGGCAATGCTGATGGAGCTGGTCGGGCAGAACGATCCGCAGCGGCTGTTTCTCCCAACCTCGGCTTCCGGACCGGTGGAGTATATTACGGAGACTAAGGGGCAGGGACATGATGTTCATGGTCATTGGAAGTATATGGGGAACCCGTATCACTACGAGTTATACGGCAGCAACGACAATCTGCTGCACAGTGAATTCGGGGCAGACGGGCTGAGTTCACTCAAGAGTCTGGAGAAATTCCTGGGTACAGACAACCGCCAGCCGGTCTCTATGGAGAATAGTGCAGTCTGGAGACATCACGGGGAGTGGTGGGATACGCTGAGCCGGGATGAAGAAATATTCGGCAGCCTGACGGATCTGGCGCAATTCTCCGCCTGCAGCCAGTGGATTCAGGCCGAGGGAATCCGCTTCGTGCTGGAGGCCAACCGGCGGCGCAAATTCCGAAACAGCGGAAGTATTGTCTGGCAGCTCAACGAACCTTGGCCGAACGTGTCCTGTACCAATCTGGTCGATTATTATGGTGAACCGAAGATGGCCTACCACTGGATGAAGATGGCCTTCCGCCCGCTGCATGTATCACTGGACTACCGGAGCCTGCTGCTTACACCCGGTACCGCTTTCCATGGAGATGTATATATACATGGCTGGGAAGGGGGCAAGCTTGAAGCGGAGGCGGTAGTCCTGGATGCAGCGGGCCGGTGCCTGCACCGGCAACGATTCGTCACCCGGGGAGACAGAGACCGGGCAGTGTGCGCCGGGAGCCTGAATTTCACAGTACCTGAGCAGGAGGACCGGTTATATTTCATCCGATTGACCTTGGTGAACGGTGAAGCTGAACCCCAGCAGAATATATATTTATTCTCTACCGCCAGGCAGCATCTGTACGCGCCGGCGTTATCGCTTGCAGGCGGCAATCTTCAGGTGCGCCAGGAGAACAGGTGGCTGCCCACTGATAGCGGAGAGCTGAGTCTGCAAGCCTGCTTCACAGTATTGAATATAGGCAGTGAAGTGCTCCTTCACGTACATGCCCAAGAGGAGGGGAACCGCTACTGGATGGAAGCAGAAGAACAGTTCCTGACCTTGTTCCCGGGTGAGGCAAGAACGGTGAGTGTGATCTGTACACCAAAGCAGGCGGGAGGATTCCTGGCAGGGGAGAATCACAGCATCTCGGATGACTTGCCAAATGTTCAATTCCATTCGTTCCTGAGTGCCCAAGGCACAAGCATACTGGAGGGAGGACATAAGAATCATGGGTGA
- a CDS encoding family 78 glycoside hydrolase catalytic domain codes for MAAKEWGDWSARWIWLREEQEAKCREARHERVYFRRVFELPAGTEKAYSLNMAITGDSRYRLFVNGQRLWTGPCKGHAHVHYYEEFSLEGVLQPGINVIGVTVVHYAGTSPFEMGEDGPISVWRSQQGGLLVEAEITADGQLVQELLTDNSWTCFRDTGYRLRPFPVMRWMGGLEETAGDPALREWTLPGYDDSAWSAARIVQPVRDEYGQLTPWQLARRPIPLLYEQEHCFLKLMRSSFGAGDALFKAGHSLELKSGAGCTFSSVAAADEGVLVQAGEQLWLELDAGELTTGYPQLKLQGGIGSVITLQYAECYEDETGNEEIRRKAVRDDMREQVLRGGHDSYQPAGYGTAVQEEIYEPFWFRTFRYVRLEVHAGTEPLRITGISYTETGYPLQLQGSFHCSDERYNRLWELSVRTLRRCMHETYEDTPYYEQLQYTMDTKLMMQFTYLLSGDDRLARRAMEDYRASQLPSGMLQSRYPSVLPQVIPSFSLYWIGMIHDHYRSFRDYALVKHYRPAMLSVLDWFDQRLTPQGLVGRTPREYWNYYDWVAEWPLGAPECTNQAPATLLSLMYAFTLGQAAELLEAGGWTQIAAELHQRKAAVNAAVLDHCRHTDGLLFRDSPEAGSKVQLSQHTQVWAVLAGTVSAAEGEALLQAVLTDTSMAKLSLPMSYYLFRALELSGKYDWSFGLWARWMRQLELGLTTLPEIDSADTRSDCHAWSALPITEFTRGILGVRQELGRIILQPHCGELQYASGAVSTDLGLITVSWEIITEAGSKVFRMEAVWAAGSAITIILPNGEVQRTAAGLLEVEIDISGSNC; via the coding sequence ATGGCAGCAAAAGAATGGGGAGACTGGAGCGCCCGCTGGATCTGGCTGAGGGAAGAGCAGGAAGCTAAGTGCAGGGAAGCGCGGCATGAGCGGGTGTATTTCCGCCGGGTGTTTGAACTGCCAGCAGGTACGGAGAAGGCCTACAGCTTGAATATGGCCATTACCGGAGACAGCCGCTACAGGCTATTCGTCAATGGGCAGCGCCTGTGGACCGGTCCGTGTAAAGGGCATGCGCATGTACACTATTACGAGGAATTCAGCCTGGAGGGGGTTCTGCAGCCGGGAATTAATGTCATTGGTGTTACAGTGGTTCATTATGCCGGGACCTCCCCCTTTGAAATGGGGGAAGACGGTCCAATATCAGTATGGCGTTCACAGCAAGGCGGTCTGCTCGTAGAAGCGGAGATTACGGCAGACGGGCAGCTTGTGCAGGAGCTGCTTACGGATAACTCCTGGACATGCTTCCGGGATACTGGCTACCGGCTCCGCCCGTTTCCGGTCATGCGCTGGATGGGCGGATTGGAGGAGACGGCCGGAGACCCGGCACTCCGGGAATGGACGTTGCCGGGATATGACGACAGTGCCTGGAGTGCTGCCCGGATCGTACAGCCGGTAAGGGATGAATACGGTCAGCTCACCCCCTGGCAGCTGGCCCGGCGTCCCATTCCGCTGCTCTATGAGCAGGAACATTGCTTTCTGAAGCTGATGCGCAGCAGCTTCGGGGCGGGCGATGCCCTTTTCAAGGCTGGACATAGTCTGGAACTGAAGAGCGGAGCCGGATGCACTTTCTCTTCTGTTGCAGCGGCTGATGAAGGAGTACTGGTCCAGGCGGGAGAGCAGCTCTGGCTGGAGCTGGATGCAGGCGAGCTGACCACCGGATATCCGCAGCTTAAGCTACAGGGCGGAATCGGCAGCGTCATTACACTCCAATATGCCGAATGCTACGAAGATGAGACAGGGAATGAAGAAATCCGCCGGAAAGCGGTCCGCGATGATATGAGGGAGCAGGTATTACGTGGCGGTCACGACAGCTACCAGCCGGCCGGTTACGGTACAGCAGTTCAGGAGGAAATATATGAGCCGTTCTGGTTCCGTACCTTCCGCTACGTAAGGCTGGAGGTACATGCCGGAACCGAACCGCTGAGAATAACCGGAATCAGCTATACGGAGACCGGATATCCGCTCCAGCTGCAAGGAAGCTTCCATTGCTCTGATGAACGGTATAACCGCCTCTGGGAGTTGAGTGTGCGGACGCTAAGACGCTGTATGCACGAGACCTATGAGGACACTCCATATTATGAACAGCTTCAATATACGATGGATACCAAGCTGATGATGCAATTCACATACCTGCTGTCGGGAGACGACAGGCTGGCCCGCAGGGCCATGGAGGATTACAGAGCCTCACAGCTGCCAAGCGGGATGCTGCAAAGCCGCTACCCCTCAGTGCTGCCGCAGGTTATTCCCTCCTTCTCCCTGTACTGGATCGGAATGATTCATGACCACTACAGGTCCTTCAGGGATTATGCTCTGGTGAAGCATTACCGGCCAGCCATGCTCTCGGTACTGGACTGGTTCGATCAGCGCTTGACACCGCAAGGACTGGTCGGCCGGACTCCGCGCGAATACTGGAATTATTACGATTGGGTTGCTGAATGGCCGCTCGGCGCACCGGAGTGCACGAATCAGGCACCGGCCACCCTTTTGAGTCTGATGTATGCTTTTACGCTGGGGCAAGCGGCTGAGCTGCTGGAAGCCGGCGGTTGGACCCAGATTGCCGCAGAGCTGCACCAGCGCAAGGCAGCAGTTAACGCTGCGGTGCTGGATCATTGCCGTCATACGGACGGTCTGCTCTTCCGCGACAGCCCGGAGGCGGGATCAAAGGTGCAGCTCAGCCAACACACGCAGGTCTGGGCAGTGCTTGCGGGTACTGTGTCTGCTGCAGAGGGAGAGGCTCTGCTGCAAGCGGTACTGACTGATACGTCGATGGCGAAGCTCTCGCTGCCGATGAGTTATTATCTGTTCCGCGCGCTGGAGCTCAGCGGGAAGTATGACTGGTCTTTCGGGCTATGGGCACGCTGGATGAGGCAGCTTGAGCTGGGTCTGACTACGCTTCCCGAGATTGACTCTGCAGACACCAGAAGCGACTGCCATGCCTGGAGCGCACTGCCGATTACAGAATTCACCAGAGGAATATTAGGGGTCCGGCAGGAATTAGGTAGAATCATCTTGCAGCCTCATTGCGGAGAGCTGCAATACGCAAGCGGAGCTGTGAGCACAGATCTGGGGCTTATAACCGTGAGCTGGGAGATTATTACTGAAGCCGGGAGCAAAGTGTTCCGCATGGAGGCAGTCTGGGCAGCCGGTTCAGCGATTACGATAATTCTGCCTAACGGAGAAGTGCAGAGGACGGCTGCCGGTTTGCTTGAAGTAGAGATCGACATTAGCGGCTCGAACTGCTAG
- a CDS encoding response regulator, with amino-acid sequence MLKALVVDDEYLVRMGITQTIDWAEHGVEIIGEASNGKEGLELALQHRPDVIITDIRMPFMNGLELIEKIREQDILVGIVVLSGYDEFQYAQAALRYGASTYLLKPIHTEELADTVRSVGKEILEKKLHSKRYTQLSGEIASISKQFWQDLLHGQLLDAEFVAGKLKLLNLQLESGEAIMPLSLAFPSDNDTERTAQGTRALEDAAADLMQASSLEQLCLFRDSHLEWVMVLRSRELVHAVDNARSLGKQLSEWSRQHFGQPLSIGIGKPAKDWHRIAASYRQAVVAAQRALTSVEHVLYAEEEAGARCRREIREALAYIREHYAANITVERVASAVFVSPTHLMHLFRKDLNKTFYECLTEYRIEEAKRMLRNPMYRVYEVGNQVGFTDSKYFSQIFKKMTGMPPSEYAKNYG; translated from the coding sequence ATGTTGAAAGCGCTTGTAGTCGATGACGAGTACCTGGTTCGGATGGGCATTACACAAACTATAGATTGGGCAGAACATGGCGTTGAGATCATAGGAGAAGCCAGCAATGGCAAAGAAGGCCTGGAGCTCGCCCTCCAGCACCGTCCGGATGTCATTATTACGGATATCCGCATGCCGTTCATGAATGGTCTGGAACTTATAGAGAAAATCCGCGAACAGGACATACTGGTGGGCATTGTCGTTCTTAGCGGTTATGATGAATTTCAATATGCGCAGGCAGCCTTACGTTATGGTGCTTCCACCTATTTACTGAAGCCCATCCATACAGAAGAACTCGCGGATACGGTACGCAGTGTCGGGAAGGAAATTTTGGAGAAGAAGCTGCATTCCAAGCGGTACACACAGCTGAGCGGGGAAATCGCTTCGATCTCCAAGCAATTCTGGCAGGATTTGCTCCACGGCCAATTGCTTGATGCGGAATTTGTTGCCGGTAAGTTAAAGCTGCTGAACCTTCAGCTTGAATCCGGTGAGGCAATCATGCCACTATCGCTCGCCTTCCCTTCCGACAATGACACAGAGAGAACAGCCCAGGGAACGAGAGCACTGGAGGATGCCGCAGCAGACTTAATGCAAGCGTCTTCTCTGGAACAGCTGTGCCTCTTCCGGGATAGCCATCTGGAGTGGGTTATGGTACTTCGGAGCAGAGAATTAGTACATGCCGTGGACAATGCCCGCAGCTTGGGCAAGCAGCTGTCCGAATGGAGCCGGCAGCACTTCGGGCAGCCGCTCAGTATAGGGATAGGCAAGCCTGCAAAAGATTGGCACAGGATCGCAGCTTCGTACCGGCAGGCTGTTGTTGCCGCACAGCGGGCCTTGACCAGTGTTGAACACGTGCTCTATGCCGAGGAAGAAGCCGGAGCGCGCTGCCGGCGCGAGATCAGGGAAGCACTCGCTTATATCCGGGAGCATTATGCCGCGAATATTACGGTCGAGAGGGTCGCTTCTGCGGTGTTCGTGAGCCCGACGCATCTGATGCATCTGTTTCGTAAGGATCTGAATAAGACCTTCTATGAGTGTCTGACAGAATACCGTATCGAGGAAGCCAAGCGCATGCTGCGCAATCCAATGTACCGGGTCTATGAGGTGGGTAATCAGGTCGGCTTTACCGATTCCAAGTATTTCAGTCAGATCTTCAAGAAAATGACCGGCATGCCGCCAAGTGAATACGCCAAAAATTATGGTTAA
- a CDS encoding histidine kinase: MNTPKIMVKLPLEQWIHVRLRRFKIKSRIVIVLLAGLSLHLVLMLVIFNFYSYSYLQKDLYRHVVQTQRQIGLSVELMVDDIQMLFLRFLVNSEIYQIINNVHLPAADKELRIGAIIDGMLADNLLAGNVIIQTNDNILYSYQTREQMLEVPEALFIKRIQESSMPVIGEIKRDGEGNAYIPFGQQFRNFNTGQNIGVVIIYVRESALAALYSSSFTGIGYSFLTSGNRIISHPDKRLLGNFLEESAPFRPGNEEGYRTWSENGNPYIIATYPLNSRLETLGVSWEFTSVISSHKLFAGIVKGNRNALLFASVTFIVLLLLSFYLAAQITRPLLKLKKKLGLFGKKDLAAVYDQRGQVDEIIQLENSYYQMVERINQLMAEKDEEKEKQRKSELTALQSQINPHFLYNTLDAIAWIARLKKQPDIERLISSLATFFRISLHKGDKFVTVEEEIRLVQSFVTVEQMRFPDKFEVEYEMDEALHGIRILKLILQPIAENAIKHGISEKRGRGRIWIKGELRGEDIRFTVTDDGVGFSSSATLSQAKEDVLFQSGYGLRNVDERIKLEYGPQYGLRITSTPGQGTTVTISLKKELSK, encoded by the coding sequence GTGAATACGCCAAAAATTATGGTTAAGCTGCCTTTGGAGCAATGGATCCATGTCAGGCTGCGGCGGTTCAAGATCAAGAGCCGCATCGTAATTGTCTTGTTGGCTGGCTTGTCGCTGCATCTGGTGCTGATGCTGGTTATTTTCAATTTCTACTCTTATTCCTATCTGCAAAAAGACTTGTACCGCCATGTCGTTCAGACCCAACGCCAAATTGGACTAAGCGTGGAGCTGATGGTTGATGACATCCAAATGCTGTTCCTGCGGTTCCTGGTGAACAGTGAGATCTATCAGATCATCAATAATGTCCACCTTCCTGCTGCAGACAAGGAATTGCGGATCGGAGCCATAATTGACGGTATGCTTGCCGATAACCTCCTGGCCGGCAATGTTATCATCCAGACTAATGACAATATACTCTATTCTTACCAGACCAGAGAGCAGATGCTGGAGGTTCCTGAAGCCCTGTTCATCAAGCGTATTCAAGAGAGCAGTATGCCTGTGATTGGCGAGATCAAACGGGATGGCGAAGGCAATGCCTACATCCCCTTCGGACAGCAGTTCCGCAACTTCAATACGGGACAGAATATCGGTGTCGTTATCATTTATGTCAGAGAGTCTGCTTTGGCGGCGCTGTATTCCTCCAGTTTTACAGGCATCGGCTACTCCTTCCTGACCTCCGGCAACCGGATAATTTCCCATCCCGACAAGCGGCTTCTGGGCAACTTCCTGGAGGAGAGCGCACCGTTTCGTCCGGGTAATGAGGAAGGCTACCGTACTTGGTCGGAGAATGGCAACCCTTATATCATTGCGACCTATCCGCTGAATTCCCGACTGGAGACACTTGGCGTCAGCTGGGAATTCACCAGCGTGATATCCAGCCACAAGCTGTTTGCGGGGATCGTCAAGGGCAACCGCAATGCGCTCCTGTTCGCCAGCGTAACCTTCATCGTGCTGCTCCTGCTGTCCTTCTATCTGGCCGCGCAAATTACCCGTCCGCTGCTGAAATTGAAGAAGAAGCTGGGGCTCTTTGGCAAAAAGGATCTGGCTGCTGTGTACGATCAGCGCGGACAAGTCGATGAGATTATCCAACTGGAGAACAGCTATTACCAAATGGTTGAACGGATCAACCAATTGATGGCGGAGAAGGATGAGGAAAAGGAAAAGCAGCGCAAGTCCGAGCTTACTGCACTGCAATCGCAGATCAATCCGCATTTTCTATATAATACCCTGGATGCGATTGCCTGGATTGCCCGGCTGAAGAAGCAGCCGGACATTGAGCGGCTGATTTCTTCACTGGCCACCTTTTTTCGGATCAGCCTGCATAAAGGGGATAAATTTGTGACGGTCGAAGAGGAAATCCGTCTGGTGCAGAGCTTCGTGACGGTCGAACAAATGCGATTCCCGGATAAGTTCGAAGTTGAATATGAGATGGATGAAGCTCTGCATGGCATCCGGATATTGAAGCTGATTCTTCAGCCTATTGCAGAGAATGCAATCAAGCATGGGATCAGCGAGAAGCGGGGGAGGGGCCGAATCTGGATTAAGGGCGAGCTCCGGGGGGAGGATATCCGGTTCACGGTGACCGATGACGGGGTCGGATTCTCAAGCAGTGCAACACTCAGCCAGGCCAAAGAGGATGTACTGTTCCAGAGCGGATACGGTCTGCGTAATGTGGACGAACGGATCAAGCTGGAATATGGTCCCCAATACGGGCTCAGGATCACCAGCACTCCCGGGCAAGGCACCACGGTGACCATCAGCTTGAAGAAGGAATTGTCCAAATGA
- a CDS encoding sugar O-acetyltransferase, which produces MNQKERMLAELPYKAWLDGLIEERTAARRLVHQFNNLSPDAREEQEAVIRKLFGQVGEIVHIEAPFRCDYGSNISVGNNFYANFNCTILDVGKVVIGDNVMFAPNVSLYTAGHPIHPESRNSGYEYGIGITIGNNVWLGGNVIVNPGVTIGNNVVIGAGSVVTKDIPDNMIAVGSPCRVIREITEEDRKYYYKDREFDVTDYM; this is translated from the coding sequence ATGAATCAGAAAGAGCGAATGCTCGCAGAGCTACCTTATAAAGCATGGCTCGACGGATTAATTGAGGAACGGACAGCTGCGCGGCGGCTGGTTCATCAGTTCAACAATCTGAGCCCCGATGCCCGTGAGGAGCAGGAGGCGGTAATCCGCAAGCTTTTCGGCCAGGTTGGGGAGATTGTACATATTGAAGCACCCTTCCGCTGCGATTATGGAAGCAACATCAGTGTGGGCAATAACTTCTATGCCAATTTCAACTGTACGATTCTCGATGTAGGCAAGGTGGTTATCGGCGATAACGTGATGTTCGCTCCGAATGTCTCGCTCTATACCGCCGGGCATCCGATCCACCCGGAATCCAGAAATTCCGGCTATGAGTACGGCATCGGTATCACAATCGGCAATAATGTCTGGCTCGGCGGTAATGTCATTGTGAATCCGGGCGTAACCATCGGGAACAATGTCGTCATCGGGGCCGGAAGTGTCGTCACGAAGGATATTCCTGATAACATGATCGCCGTAGGCAGTCCGTGCCGGGTCATCCGTGAGATCACGGAGGAGGACCGGAAATATTATTACAAGGATCGGGAGTTTGACGTTACGGATTACATGTAG